The following proteins come from a genomic window of Methylorubrum populi:
- a CDS encoding DUF2336 domain-containing protein, protein MVALHSVVAEVEGAIASGDPAKRVSMLRRMTSLFTTQAPRLNEDQVGAFDQVILRLSRDIETRARADLAANLADVANAPRHVVRDLAYDASAEVAGPVLERSLRLDESDLIQIASGAGQQHLMALSRRSALAERVTDVIVSRGDEKVVRSVAGNRGAQFSLSGFQILTTRAERDVELEHTLAERVDVPAAQRSQLIAMARERARRTLATEFGASAAERATLAIAESLAAPPVDLTPIEVAVARQAKVELDETNVQEWLSMGQTNYALVALARFAGVPSVIALNAHMAPTTDPLLFLVRSARFGWKTLKLFLASRSDGEPNADDMQSAFQSFQELSVATAQRVVRFTAAREKLEQSTAA, encoded by the coding sequence GTGGTCGCGCTGCATTCCGTCGTTGCCGAGGTTGAAGGAGCCATCGCTAGCGGTGATCCGGCTAAGCGCGTCAGCATGCTTCGTCGGATGACAAGCTTGTTCACGACACAGGCGCCGCGCCTCAATGAAGATCAGGTCGGAGCCTTCGATCAAGTCATTCTGCGTCTTTCTCGCGACATCGAAACTCGGGCCCGGGCAGATCTGGCAGCCAACCTCGCAGACGTCGCGAATGCCCCGCGCCATGTGGTGCGTGACCTTGCATATGACGCCTCTGCGGAGGTAGCCGGCCCAGTGCTTGAGCGCTCGCTTCGCCTTGATGAGAGCGATCTGATTCAGATTGCGAGCGGTGCTGGCCAGCAGCACTTGATGGCGTTGTCGCGCCGTAGCGCTCTTGCCGAACGCGTCACGGATGTGATCGTCTCGCGCGGTGACGAGAAGGTAGTCCGCAGCGTCGCTGGCAACCGGGGCGCACAATTTTCGCTTAGTGGCTTCCAGATCCTCACCACTCGGGCGGAGAGGGATGTTGAGCTCGAGCACACTTTGGCTGAGCGCGTAGACGTACCGGCGGCACAACGCTCTCAGCTGATTGCCATGGCCCGCGAACGGGCTCGCAGGACGCTGGCGACGGAGTTCGGTGCGAGCGCTGCCGAGAGGGCAACTCTCGCCATCGCAGAGTCTCTCGCTGCCCCGCCGGTGGATTTGACGCCGATCGAAGTGGCTGTTGCTCGACAAGCCAAGGTCGAGCTCGACGAGACGAATGTGCAGGAATGGCTGAGCATGGGGCAGACCAATTACGCATTGGTAGCGCTTGCAAGATTTGCTGGAGTGCCCTCCGTCATCGCGCTCAACGCTCATATGGCGCCGACTACTGATCCTCTTCTCTTTCTTGTTCGATCGGCTCGGTTTGGTTGGAAAACCCTCAAGCTCTTTCTCGCGAGCCGCTCCGACGGCGAGCCGAACGCGGACGACATGCAGAGCGCCTTCCAATCCTTCCAAGAACTTTCGGTCGCGACAGCGCAGCGTGTCGTGCGTTTCACGGCGGCCCGTGAGAAGCTGGAACAGTCCACCGCCGCCTGA
- a CDS encoding DNA gyrase inhibitor YacG, with protein MGRRVVKRAVNGGLAPCPICRKPANPETKPFCSARCADIDLGRWLGERYVIPGPEDEELPRPPRSDDGDPSS; from the coding sequence GTGGGGCGCCGCGTCGTGAAGCGAGCAGTGAACGGGGGACTCGCGCCCTGTCCGATCTGCCGCAAGCCGGCAAACCCCGAGACGAAGCCGTTCTGCTCGGCGCGCTGCGCCGATATCGACCTCGGTCGCTGGCTCGGCGAGCGCTACGTCATTCCTGGACCGGAGGACGAGGAGCTGCCTCGGCCACCGCGATCCGATGACGGCGACCCTTCCTCCTGA
- a CDS encoding Maf-like protein → MNELLTTDALKPQGPVGPRRPPLVLASASPRRLALLQQVGIEPDALLPADLDETPRKSESPRDLARRLAREKLEAAGAAARRRDEFRDAYLVSADTVVAVGRRVLPKAELLDEAADCLRLLSGRAHRVYTAVCILSPKDRRRERMVETRVRFKRLSNREIEGYLSSGEWRGKAGGYAIQGLAAAFVVKLVGSHSAVVGLPLYETMSLLEGEGFPVRGAWGAAS, encoded by the coding sequence ATGAACGAGCTCCTCACCACCGATGCCTTGAAGCCGCAGGGTCCCGTGGGCCCACGCCGGCCGCCTCTCGTGCTGGCCTCAGCCTCACCGCGCCGGCTTGCGCTGCTCCAGCAGGTCGGCATCGAGCCGGACGCGCTCCTGCCAGCCGATCTCGACGAAACCCCGCGCAAATCGGAATCACCCCGCGATCTGGCGCGCCGTCTTGCCCGTGAGAAGCTGGAAGCGGCCGGTGCCGCGGCACGGCGCCGGGATGAGTTTCGGGACGCCTATCTCGTATCCGCCGACACGGTGGTGGCGGTGGGACGGCGCGTGCTGCCCAAGGCCGAACTGCTCGATGAGGCGGCCGACTGTCTCCGCCTGCTCTCGGGACGGGCGCACCGCGTCTATACCGCCGTCTGCATCCTCTCGCCGAAGGACCGCCGCCGCGAGCGCATGGTCGAGACCCGGGTGCGCTTCAAGCGCCTGTCGAACCGCGAGATCGAGGGCTATCTCTCCTCGGGCGAGTGGCGCGGGAAGGCCGGCGGCTACGCCATCCAGGGCCTCGCCGCCGCCTTCGTGGTGAAGCTCGTCGGCTCACACAGCGCCGTGGTCGGATTACCGCTCTACGAGACCATGAGCCTGCTCGAAGGCGAGGGCTTTCCCGTACGCGGTGCGTGGGGCGCCGCGTCGTGA
- the ccmB gene encoding heme exporter protein CcmB encodes MSRAFAALLARDLKLAARVGGSGALSLVFFLMIVVLVPFALGPDLKLLSRIGPAILWLSAVLATLIGLDRLFQSDEEDGSLDLMTGAALPLELVVLAKVLASWLTTGLPLALASPLFGLLVALSPKAMGATALTLALGTPALAFIGAVGAALTATIRRGGLILAIVVLPLMIPTLIFGVSAAEAALGGTVPFATPLTVLAALSLIAAVVGTLAAAAALRWSE; translated from the coding sequence ATGAGTCGCGCGTTCGCCGCCCTGCTAGCACGCGATCTGAAGCTCGCCGCCCGGGTCGGCGGCTCGGGCGCGCTGTCGCTCGTCTTCTTCCTGATGATTGTGGTGCTCGTGCCCTTCGCCCTCGGGCCGGACCTGAAGCTTCTCTCGCGGATCGGCCCGGCAATCCTGTGGCTCTCGGCGGTGCTCGCCACGCTGATCGGGCTCGATCGACTGTTTCAATCGGACGAGGAGGACGGCTCCCTCGACCTGATGACCGGCGCCGCCCTGCCGCTGGAACTTGTGGTGCTGGCCAAGGTGCTGGCTTCGTGGCTCACCACCGGCCTACCCCTCGCCCTCGCCTCTCCGCTGTTTGGATTGCTGGTGGCGCTCTCGCCGAAGGCCATGGGCGCAACGGCGCTGACGCTCGCGCTGGGCACGCCGGCCCTCGCGTTCATCGGGGCGGTCGGAGCGGCGCTGACGGCCACGATCCGCCGCGGTGGCCTGATCCTGGCGATCGTCGTGCTGCCGCTGATGATCCCGACTCTGATCTTCGGCGTCTCCGCAGCGGAGGCCGCCCTCGGCGGCACGGTGCCGTTCGCGACCCCGCTCACGGTACTGGCCGCCCTGAGCCTGATCGCGGCGGTCGTGGGCACCCTGGCTGCGGCCGCCGCCCTGCGCTGGTCGGAGTGA
- the ccmA gene encoding heme ABC exporter ATP-binding protein CcmA has translation MRLIVEDLACRRSGRRIFSGLSFAVGPGEGLMVTGRNGAGKSTLLAMLAGRLKPDAGTIRAEGLGEASLPECLHVIGHRDGLKSALTAEENLGFARDLLGNPAATPKAALEAMGLPHVARLPVGYLSAGQRRRVALARLLVCRRPLWLLDEPTAALDLASQGVLAGLMRRHRTDGGLVIAATHQALGLEDARELRIAPASSAPATDAALDAEDWL, from the coding sequence GTGCGGTTGATCGTCGAGGATCTCGCCTGCCGCCGCTCCGGGCGCCGGATCTTCTCCGGCCTCTCCTTCGCCGTCGGTCCCGGTGAGGGGCTCATGGTGACCGGGCGCAACGGCGCGGGCAAATCAACCCTACTGGCGATGCTCGCCGGGCGCCTCAAGCCCGATGCCGGCACGATCCGCGCCGAAGGCCTCGGCGAGGCCAGCCTGCCGGAATGCCTCCACGTGATCGGGCATCGCGACGGGCTGAAATCGGCATTGACGGCCGAGGAAAATCTAGGATTTGCCCGCGACCTTCTCGGTAATCCCGCCGCAACCCCGAAAGCCGCGCTGGAGGCGATGGGCCTTCCGCACGTAGCGCGGCTGCCGGTCGGCTACCTTTCCGCCGGTCAGCGGCGCCGAGTCGCACTGGCCCGCCTCCTCGTCTGCCGCCGCCCGCTCTGGCTCTTGGACGAGCCGACCGCCGCGCTCGATCTCGCCTCGCAGGGCGTGCTCGCCGGCCTGATGCGACGCCACCGGACCGATGGCGGACTTGTGATTGCTGCGACGCACCAGGCCCTCGGTCTGGAGGATGCCCGCGAGTTGCGCATCGCACCGGCTTCGTCGGCTCCCGCAACCGATGCGGCGCTCGACGCGGAGGATTGGCTATGA
- the acnA gene encoding aconitate hydratase AcnA — translation MASLDSFKARQTLEAGGKTYTYYSIPEAQRNGLADATALPFSMKVILENLLRFEDERSVRKGDIEAAVAWLGNKGKAETEIAFRPSRVLMQDFTGVPAVVDLAAMRDAMASLGGDPQKINPLVPVDLVIDHSVIVDEFGTPKALGDNVALEYARNGERYTFLKWGQSAFRNFSVVPPGTGICHQVNLEYLSQTVWTRTEDGVEIAYPDSLVGTDSHTTMVNGLAVLGWGVGGIEAEAAMLGQPLSMLIPEVIGFKLSGKLPEGTTATDLVLTVTQMLRKKGVVGKFVEFYGPGLDDMPVADRATISNMAPEYGATCGFFPIDQKTIDFLKVTGRQDDRIALVEAYAKAQGMWRDAKTPDPVFTDTLELDMGTVRPSLAGPKRPQDRVLLDAAKASFADAMEKEFKKAADIASRFPVEGTNFDIGHGDVVIAAITSCTNTSNPSVMIGAGLLARNAVAKGLTSKPWVKTSLAPGSQVVGEYLEKSGLQTSLDALGFNLVGFGCTTCIGNSGPLPAPISKAINDNDVVAAAVLSGNRNFEGRVNPDVRANYLASPPLVVAYALAGSLQIDITKEPLGQGSDGQPVYLKDIWPSSEEVNRFIEENITSELFKSRYADVFGGDANWKGVEVTEAETFAWDAGSTYVQNPPYFEGMTKTPDPITDIEGARILGLFLDSITTDHISPAGNIRAASPAGEYLQSHQVRVQDFNQYGTRRGNHEVMMRGTFANIRIKNQMVRDEAGNVVEGGWTLHQPDGEQMYIYDAAQKYAEEGTPLVVFAGKEYGTGSSRDWAAKGTKLLGVRAVIAESFERIHRSNLVGMGVVPLVFQGDTSWQSLGLKGDETVTIKGLAGDLKPRQTLTAEITSADGSKKEVPLTCRIDTLDELEYFRNGGILPYVLRTLAA, via the coding sequence GTGGCATCGCTCGACAGTTTCAAAGCCCGCCAGACACTCGAGGCAGGGGGCAAGACCTACACTTATTACTCGATCCCCGAGGCACAAAGGAACGGCCTGGCCGACGCGACCGCGCTGCCGTTCTCGATGAAGGTGATCCTGGAAAACCTTCTCCGCTTCGAGGACGAACGCTCGGTTCGCAAGGGCGACATCGAGGCTGCCGTGGCGTGGCTCGGCAACAAGGGCAAGGCCGAGACCGAGATCGCCTTCCGCCCCTCCCGCGTGCTGATGCAGGACTTCACGGGCGTGCCCGCCGTCGTCGACCTCGCGGCGATGCGCGACGCCATGGCCTCGCTGGGCGGCGACCCGCAGAAGATCAACCCGCTGGTGCCGGTCGATCTCGTCATCGACCACTCGGTGATCGTCGACGAGTTCGGCACCCCGAAGGCGCTCGGTGACAACGTCGCCCTTGAATACGCCCGCAACGGTGAGCGCTACACCTTCCTGAAATGGGGCCAGTCGGCCTTCCGCAACTTCTCCGTGGTGCCGCCGGGCACCGGCATCTGCCACCAGGTGAACCTCGAATACCTGTCGCAGACGGTGTGGACGCGGACCGAAGACGGCGTCGAGATCGCCTATCCCGACTCGCTCGTCGGCACCGACTCGCACACCACCATGGTCAACGGTCTGGCCGTGCTCGGCTGGGGCGTCGGCGGCATCGAGGCGGAGGCGGCCATGCTCGGCCAGCCGCTGTCGATGCTGATCCCCGAGGTTATCGGCTTCAAGCTGTCCGGCAAGCTGCCGGAGGGCACCACCGCGACCGACCTCGTGCTCACCGTCACGCAGATGCTGCGCAAGAAGGGCGTGGTCGGCAAGTTCGTGGAGTTCTATGGCCCCGGCCTGGACGACATGCCGGTCGCCGACCGCGCCACGATCTCCAACATGGCGCCTGAATACGGTGCCACCTGCGGCTTCTTCCCGATCGACCAGAAGACCATCGACTTCCTGAAGGTCACCGGGCGTCAGGACGACCGCATCGCGCTCGTCGAGGCCTACGCCAAGGCGCAGGGCATGTGGCGCGACGCGAAGACCCCCGATCCGGTCTTCACCGATACGCTGGAACTCGACATGGGCACCGTGCGCCCGTCGCTCGCCGGCCCGAAGCGGCCGCAGGACCGCGTGCTGCTCGACGCCGCCAAGGCCAGCTTTGCCGATGCCATGGAGAAGGAGTTCAAGAAGGCGGCCGACATCGCCAGCCGTTTCCCCGTCGAGGGTACGAACTTCGACATCGGCCACGGCGACGTGGTGATTGCGGCGATCACGTCCTGCACCAACACCTCGAATCCGAGCGTGATGATCGGCGCCGGGCTGCTGGCGCGCAACGCGGTCGCCAAGGGCCTGACCTCGAAGCCGTGGGTGAAGACCTCGCTCGCCCCCGGATCCCAGGTCGTCGGCGAGTATCTTGAGAAGTCCGGCCTGCAGACGAGCCTCGATGCGCTCGGCTTCAACCTCGTCGGCTTCGGCTGCACTACCTGCATCGGCAATTCGGGCCCGCTCCCGGCCCCGATCTCGAAGGCGATCAACGACAACGACGTGGTCGCGGCGGCGGTGCTCTCGGGCAACCGAAACTTCGAGGGCCGCGTGAACCCGGACGTGCGGGCGAACTACCTCGCTTCGCCGCCGCTCGTGGTGGCCTACGCGCTCGCCGGCTCGCTCCAGATCGACATCACCAAGGAGCCGCTGGGGCAGGGTTCGGACGGCCAGCCGGTCTACCTGAAGGACATCTGGCCGTCCTCGGAGGAGGTGAACCGCTTCATCGAGGAGAACATCACCTCAGAGCTGTTCAAGAGCCGCTACGCCGACGTGTTCGGCGGCGACGCCAACTGGAAGGGCGTCGAGGTGACCGAGGCCGAGACCTTCGCCTGGGATGCGGGTTCGACCTACGTGCAGAACCCGCCCTATTTCGAGGGCATGACCAAGACGCCCGATCCGATCACCGACATCGAGGGCGCGCGCATCCTCGGCCTGTTCCTCGACTCGATCACGACGGACCACATCTCGCCCGCTGGCAACATCCGCGCGGCCTCGCCCGCCGGTGAGTACCTGCAGTCGCATCAGGTGCGGGTACAGGACTTCAACCAGTACGGCACCCGCCGCGGCAACCACGAGGTCATGATGCGGGGCACGTTCGCCAACATCCGCATCAAGAACCAGATGGTGCGGGACGAGGCCGGCAACGTCGTCGAGGGCGGCTGGACGCTCCACCAGCCCGATGGCGAGCAGATGTACATCTACGACGCCGCGCAGAAATACGCCGAGGAGGGGACGCCGCTCGTCGTCTTCGCCGGCAAGGAGTACGGCACCGGTTCGTCGCGCGATTGGGCGGCCAAGGGCACCAAGCTGCTCGGCGTGCGCGCCGTGATCGCCGAGAGCTTCGAGCGCATCCACCGCTCGAACCTCGTCGGCATGGGTGTCGTCCCGCTCGTTTTCCAGGGCGACACGTCCTGGCAGTCGCTCGGGCTGAAGGGCGACGAGACGGTGACGATCAAGGGGCTCGCGGGCGATCTCAAGCCGCGTCAGACCCTGACCGCCGAGATCACCTCGGCCGACGGCTCGAAGAAGGAGGTCCCGCTGACCTGCCGGATCGATACCCTCGACGAGCTGGAATATTTCCGCAACGGCGGCATTCTTCCCTACGTGCTGCGCACGCTCGCGGCATAA
- a CDS encoding antibiotic biosynthesis monooxygenase family protein — MILEIAQIDVKPGSEGAFETNIARAAEIFRAAAGCRSFAVRRSVEKPQRYRLLIEWDTLEAHTQDFTGSEAWKTYRAMVADTFASPPQVEHTELTLRAF, encoded by the coding sequence ATGATCCTGGAAATCGCGCAGATCGACGTGAAGCCCGGCTCGGAGGGCGCGTTCGAGACCAATATCGCTCGGGCCGCCGAGATCTTCCGCGCCGCCGCCGGCTGCCGCAGCTTCGCCGTCCGGCGATCGGTCGAGAAGCCGCAGCGCTACCGCCTTCTGATCGAGTGGGACACGCTGGAAGCGCACACGCAGGACTTTACCGGATCGGAAGCCTGGAAGACCTACCGGGCCATGGTCGCCGACACGTTCGCGAGCCCGCCTCAGGTTGAACACACCGAACTGACGCTTCGCGCGTTCTGA
- the maiA gene encoding maleylacetoacetate isomerase, whose amino-acid sequence MKMYGNWRSAAAFRVRIAMNLKGIAYEEIFLDLDAGDQFKPDFLKINPQGAVPALFDGDGPPLTQSLAILDYLEETHPQVPLLPAEPRARARARSLAQVVACDTHPLYVPRVRSFLMENYGLPRERMLEFLRHAFTTGLTTLETRLSSEQGTGRFCHGDAVSHADLCLISLWVGTGIFGIDTAAYPTVGRIADTLLSLDAVARAHPLRQPGAPVS is encoded by the coding sequence ATGAAAATGTACGGCAACTGGCGCTCGGCCGCGGCCTTCCGCGTGCGCATCGCGATGAATCTCAAGGGGATCGCCTACGAGGAAATCTTTCTCGACCTCGATGCCGGCGATCAGTTCAAGCCCGACTTCCTGAAGATCAACCCGCAGGGTGCCGTACCCGCTCTCTTCGACGGCGACGGGCCGCCGCTGACGCAGTCGCTGGCGATCCTCGATTACCTCGAAGAGACCCATCCGCAGGTGCCGCTTCTGCCCGCCGAGCCGCGGGCACGCGCGCGGGCGCGCTCGCTGGCCCAGGTCGTCGCCTGCGATACGCATCCGCTCTACGTGCCGCGGGTGCGCAGCTTCCTGATGGAGAATTATGGGCTGCCGCGGGAGCGGATGCTCGAGTTCCTGCGCCATGCCTTCACCACCGGCCTGACGACGCTGGAGACGCGGCTGTCGAGCGAACAAGGCACCGGCCGCTTCTGCCATGGCGACGCCGTGAGCCACGCCGATCTGTGCCTGATCAGCCTCTGGGTCGGGACCGGAATTTTCGGGATCGACACCGCTGCCTATCCGACAGTCGGGCGGATCGCCGACACGCTTCTTTCCCTCGATGCCGTCGCCCGAGCCCATCCGCTCCGGCAGCCCGGCGCGCCCGTGTCCTAG
- a CDS encoding NAD(P)/FAD-dependent oxidoreductase gives MVPSESVTDLHKIVVVGGGAAGLELVTKLGNKYGKGGKAHVTLVDRARTHIWKPLLHEVAAGSLDVGHHAVDYLHHAHANHFRYRIGEMTGLDREKRVIHLAASRDSEGREVTPMRAVPYDTLVMAVGSTTNDFGTPGVAEHAIALDTKEQAMRFHQRLVNGMLRAHTQEGPVRPGQLHVTVIGAGATGTELAAELHRTTREVARTGLDRIDPAKDLKITLVEAADRILPAVPQRLAAEVMGQLAKIGVEVRVQARVTEVRADGVQLADGGFIPSELVVWAAGVKGPSFLKDLGGLESTRNNQLVITPTLQTTRDPDVFAIGDCAYLVEEGSQTPIPPRAQAAHQQASHLYGQMANRLAGRPLKPFKYRDFGSLVSLGEYTAVGNLMGFIQGRNMFIAGLFARLMYRSLYKMHETAVNGWWKTSLDALARALTRRTEPRVKLH, from the coding sequence ATGGTTCCGAGCGAATCGGTCACGGATCTGCACAAGATTGTCGTGGTGGGGGGAGGGGCGGCCGGCCTGGAGCTGGTGACGAAGCTCGGCAACAAGTACGGCAAGGGCGGCAAGGCCCACGTCACCTTGGTGGACCGAGCACGCACGCACATCTGGAAGCCGCTGTTGCACGAGGTTGCCGCCGGCTCGCTCGATGTCGGCCACCACGCGGTTGACTACCTGCACCACGCCCATGCCAACCACTTCCGCTACCGTATCGGCGAGATGACCGGCCTCGACCGTGAGAAGCGGGTGATTCACCTCGCCGCCAGCCGCGACAGCGAGGGGCGTGAGGTCACCCCGATGCGGGCCGTTCCCTACGACACGCTGGTCATGGCCGTGGGCTCCACCACCAACGATTTCGGCACGCCGGGCGTCGCCGAGCACGCCATCGCCCTCGACACCAAGGAGCAGGCGATGCGCTTCCACCAGCGCCTCGTCAACGGCATGCTGCGGGCTCACACTCAGGAGGGCCCGGTGCGTCCCGGACAGCTCCACGTGACGGTGATCGGCGCCGGCGCGACCGGAACGGAGCTGGCGGCGGAGCTGCATCGGACCACCCGCGAGGTCGCCCGCACCGGCCTCGACCGGATCGACCCGGCCAAGGATCTCAAGATCACGCTGGTGGAGGCGGCCGACCGCATCCTGCCCGCCGTGCCGCAGCGGCTGGCGGCCGAGGTGATGGGACAACTCGCCAAGATCGGCGTCGAGGTTCGGGTGCAGGCCCGCGTCACCGAGGTGCGGGCCGACGGGGTTCAACTCGCCGACGGCGGCTTCATCCCCTCCGAGCTCGTGGTTTGGGCAGCGGGCGTGAAGGGGCCGTCCTTCCTCAAGGATCTCGGCGGCCTCGAGAGCACCCGCAACAACCAGCTGGTCATTACTCCGACCTTGCAGACCACCCGCGATCCGGACGTCTTCGCCATCGGCGACTGCGCCTACCTCGTGGAGGAGGGCTCGCAGACGCCGATCCCGCCGCGGGCCCAGGCGGCGCACCAGCAGGCCTCGCATCTCTACGGGCAGATGGCCAACCGCCTCGCGGGCCGGCCGCTGAAGCCGTTCAAGTATCGCGACTTCGGCTCGCTCGTCTCGCTCGGCGAGTACACGGCGGTCGGCAACCTGATGGGGTTCATCCAGGGCAGGAACATGTTCATCGCCGGACTCTTCGCCCGGCTGATGTACCGCTCGCTCTACAAGATGCACGAGACGGCGGTGAACGGCTGGTGGAAGACCAGCCTCGATGCCCTGGCCCGCGCCCTGACCCGGCGCACCGAGCCGCGCGTGAAGCTGCACTGA
- a CDS encoding EthD family reductase: MILVSVMYPSGAGTRFDMDYYLKKHMPLVSERWTSKGLHDYTVVKGIGTPDGGAPPYQVVALLRFESADAFKAAATADGSEIFGDIPNFTDTQPTVQLSDFAASEVRG; the protein is encoded by the coding sequence ATGATCCTCGTCAGCGTTATGTATCCGAGCGGCGCCGGCACCCGCTTCGACATGGACTACTATCTCAAGAAGCACATGCCGCTGGTCAGCGAACGCTGGACCTCCAAGGGCCTGCACGACTACACGGTCGTGAAGGGCATCGGCACGCCGGATGGCGGTGCGCCGCCCTATCAGGTGGTGGCGCTGTTGCGCTTCGAATCCGCCGACGCCTTCAAGGCGGCGGCGACCGCGGACGGTTCGGAGATCTTCGGGGATATTCCGAACTTCACCGACACGCAGCCGACGGTGCAGCTCAGCGATTTCGCGGCATCGGAAGTGAGAGGCTGA
- a CDS encoding methyl-accepting chemotaxis protein: MLSLKLGRSAGSSAPVTSDLPATHPSDEIRLIGALKRLADRAALDASAMPDNAVGAALGDLERAQHHGLRTERSNIAAIAKEASEGAINIGWTTYDVGEVAQATQTIASAIEEMGASIAEVAETSEAAGSSAAQAREAMTACMSDVGNARSAMDSIRDRTHQIDERLQLLQNAIAEIGTMAGTIATISSQTNLLALNATIEAARAGEAGRGFSVVAAEVKSLSGQTARSTEQIRTWLHTLQGEMSQIARAVEESRAAVSTGSSVVDSLGTRVEGAAERIARTSEMNAALAAAITQQSSATAEISSSVQNIATKAAKTRTEIDSITKRLVKAETLAQAALAEAGGLDLYELVRLPADLGLWKRGLATILLGAAPADPATAVLRNRAARQTVQVLAADPARRFAAEAFLKADATAHEEAERMVKAIAQNNWDVGTPAYQAANAAMKDMAKAAAQLIEAK, translated from the coding sequence ATGCTTTCGCTCAAGCTCGGCCGCAGTGCCGGATCGTCCGCACCTGTCACGTCCGATCTTCCGGCAACCCACCCTTCCGACGAGATCCGTCTGATCGGCGCGCTCAAGCGCTTGGCCGATCGTGCCGCGCTCGACGCCTCCGCCATGCCCGACAACGCCGTGGGCGCGGCTCTGGGCGATCTTGAGCGTGCCCAGCATCACGGGCTGAGGACCGAGCGCAGCAACATCGCCGCCATCGCCAAGGAAGCCTCGGAAGGCGCGATCAACATCGGCTGGACAACCTACGATGTTGGCGAGGTGGCGCAGGCCACGCAGACGATCGCGAGCGCCATCGAAGAAATGGGCGCATCCATCGCCGAAGTCGCCGAGACCTCGGAGGCTGCCGGCTCCAGCGCCGCGCAGGCACGCGAGGCGATGACCGCCTGCATGTCCGATGTCGGCAATGCCCGCTCGGCCATGGATTCGATCCGTGACCGCACTCACCAGATCGACGAGCGGCTTCAGCTTCTCCAGAACGCGATCGCCGAGATCGGCACGATGGCGGGTACCATCGCCACGATCTCGAGCCAGACGAACCTCCTCGCGCTCAACGCCACGATCGAAGCCGCCCGCGCTGGCGAGGCGGGCCGCGGCTTCTCCGTCGTTGCGGCCGAGGTGAAATCGCTCTCCGGGCAGACCGCCCGCTCGACCGAGCAGATCCGCACCTGGCTCCACACGCTTCAGGGTGAAATGAGCCAGATCGCTCGCGCCGTCGAAGAGAGCCGGGCCGCCGTCTCGACCGGCAGCTCCGTCGTCGACAGCCTCGGGACCCGCGTCGAGGGGGCAGCCGAGCGGATCGCGCGCACGAGCGAAATGAACGCGGCTCTGGCTGCGGCCATCACGCAGCAGAGCAGTGCAACGGCGGAGATTTCCAGCAGCGTCCAGAACATCGCCACCAAGGCGGCCAAGACCCGCACCGAAATCGACAGCATCACGAAGCGCCTCGTCAAAGCGGAAACCCTGGCGCAGGCCGCGCTCGCCGAAGCCGGCGGTCTCGACCTCTACGAGTTGGTGCGTCTGCCCGCCGATCTCGGCCTGTGGAAGCGGGGGCTCGCGACGATTCTGCTCGGCGCCGCGCCCGCCGATCCGGCCACTGCGGTGCTTCGCAACCGCGCCGCCCGTCAGACCGTACAGGTGCTGGCCGCGGACCCCGCGCGCCGGTTCGCAGCGGAGGCCTTCCTGAAGGCCGATGCGACGGCTCACGAGGAGGCCGAGCGCATGGTCAAGGCGATCGCCCAGAACAACTGGGACGTCGGAACGCCGGCCTATCAGGCTGCGAACGCGGCGATGAAGGACATGGCCAAGGCCGCCGCCCAGCTCATCGAGGCGAAGTGA